Proteins from one Chitinophaga oryzae genomic window:
- a CDS encoding alpha/beta fold hydrolase, with amino-acid sequence MSTASTSGAQTVKPSETGYAATNGIKTYYEVYGEGTPLVLLHGAYMTIGLNWAQLIPELSKNRKVIAVELQGHGHTEYSDRPLSLATLASDVAGVLDHLKIDSADIVGYSFGGKVAYQFAIQHPKRLRKLVIISATYKTSGWQPEVANAFKNMKVEFFENTPLKTAYDAVAPDKTKWTKFLEQMFASAAAPFDLGDDNIAKITAPVLIISGDNDGMNKSELIKTYQLLGGGGTADLGAAPKSQLAIVPGQSHVSLMMQTAILSNYINGFLK; translated from the coding sequence ATGTCTACAGCATCTACATCCGGCGCACAAACTGTTAAACCTTCCGAAACCGGCTACGCCGCTACCAATGGCATCAAAACTTATTACGAAGTATACGGCGAGGGCACGCCTTTAGTGCTGCTGCATGGGGCTTATATGACCATTGGCCTGAACTGGGCCCAGTTAATCCCCGAGCTGTCCAAAAACAGAAAGGTAATTGCTGTTGAACTGCAGGGGCATGGGCATACCGAATATTCAGACAGACCGTTGTCGCTTGCCACGCTGGCCAGCGATGTGGCGGGCGTATTGGACCACCTGAAAATTGACAGCGCAGATATAGTTGGATATAGCTTTGGCGGCAAGGTGGCTTACCAGTTCGCCATACAACACCCTAAGCGGCTAAGAAAATTAGTCATCATTTCTGCTACGTATAAAACCAGTGGCTGGCAGCCGGAAGTCGCCAACGCGTTTAAAAACATGAAGGTTGAATTTTTCGAAAATACACCGCTGAAAACAGCCTATGACGCAGTAGCACCGGATAAAACCAAATGGACAAAGTTCCTGGAACAGATGTTTGCTTCAGCTGCAGCACCATTCGATCTCGGGGATGACAATATTGCAAAGATTACGGCGCCTGTATTGATCATCTCCGGCGACAACGACGGGATGAACAAATCAGAGCTGATAAAAACCTATCAATTATTAGGAGGCGGGGGTACGGCAGATCTGGGCGCAGCACCGAAATCCCAGCTGGCCATCGTCCCCGGGCAAAGCCATGTCAGCCTGATGATGCAAACAGCCATCCTTTCCAATTATATCAACGGTTTTCTGAAGTAA
- a CDS encoding glutamate--tRNA ligase family protein, with product MQRHIIFVQNNVHIEKTVHSQTYPAHRKTRIAPTPSGFLHLGNVFSFVLTATLARRTGAAVLLRIDDMDQQRVRPEYVQDIFDTLHFLEIPWEEGPRTPEDLHRQWSQLHREALYQQALEALKEQGKLFACDCTRSRLQQTGGVYGGRCLRRGLSWDLPDVCWRINTETPLPLQMHTGNGALPVALPVEQRHFVVRKKDGHAAYQLASVVDDDYFGVDLVVRGEDLWDSTLAQLYLAGTAAMDRFSRTTFYHHSLLMEAPDKKLSKSEGATSVRYLRKAGKTKADIFSAIAGMLGIREQATGWEALGDLLLDHYPVFRQPAPVQP from the coding sequence ATGCAAAGACATATTATTTTTGTGCAAAACAATGTCCACATAGAAAAAACCGTACATAGCCAGACTTACCCGGCGCATCGCAAAACCCGTATTGCGCCCACGCCCAGCGGCTTCCTGCACCTGGGCAATGTGTTTTCGTTTGTGCTGACAGCCACGCTGGCGCGCCGCACCGGCGCCGCCGTCCTGCTGCGCATCGATGACATGGACCAGCAACGGGTACGTCCCGAATACGTACAGGACATTTTCGATACGCTGCATTTCCTGGAAATACCCTGGGAGGAGGGCCCCCGTACACCGGAAGACCTGCACCGCCAATGGTCGCAGCTGCACCGGGAGGCGCTGTACCAGCAGGCGCTGGAAGCGTTGAAGGAGCAAGGCAAACTGTTTGCCTGCGATTGTACGCGGTCGCGGTTGCAGCAGACGGGCGGCGTATACGGTGGCCGCTGCCTCCGCCGCGGGTTGTCATGGGACCTGCCGGATGTCTGCTGGCGTATCAATACCGAAACACCGTTGCCGCTCCAGATGCATACGGGCAACGGCGCGCTGCCGGTAGCCCTGCCTGTGGAACAGCGGCATTTCGTGGTGCGGAAAAAAGACGGCCACGCCGCCTACCAGCTGGCTTCTGTAGTGGACGATGATTACTTCGGCGTCGACCTCGTTGTCCGGGGGGAAGACCTATGGGATTCTACGCTGGCGCAGCTATACCTTGCTGGAACGGCTGCGATGGACCGTTTCAGCCGCACCACCTTTTACCATCATTCCCTCCTGATGGAAGCGCCGGATAAAAAACTCTCCAAGTCAGAAGGCGCTACTTCGGTACGGTATCTCCGGAAAGCAGGAAAAACAAAGGCGGACATCTTCTCCGCCATCGCCGGTATGTTGGGTATCCGCGAGCAGGCCACCGGCTGGGAAGCGCTGGGAGACCTGTTGCTGGACCATTACCCCGTATTCCGGCAGCCGGCGCCGGTACAGCCCTGA
- a CDS encoding AraC family transcriptional regulator, with protein sequence MKYIILLGAFQALVVFSIFVIHHKKRSSDNILSWFLILVFVHLGAGFMLHTLFPHAEIHKQYYTFITLMYAPVLWMYTTHLSGRYQQARWRNYLHFLPAMAAAIAYFTIAGYIIAHDGKTPPAIIYYNQAVGYTAMISFPLYAILSLREARRIPAFWRSEIQLVRWMAIVFLGTAFFSVVLTVNNYLPPASRFIMDSHLWGRIFTYISLLSICLAIGRVRILFLMDTGTTLPLLQDTPPAPAAEEEEPVADAPPLPRKSVLSAGQQAAIAAQVKQWMHEKAAYKDPELTLDKLAATMEISRHHLSETLNQYLGQSFYQFINEYRIREVVKLLDKYRADKETPNILSLAFEAGFHSKSSFNQYFKKVTGTTPSAYMKNKNTVVVTVENVVKNALAGGDNNSVIFHK encoded by the coding sequence ATGAAGTATATTATTTTACTGGGAGCCTTTCAGGCATTGGTGGTGTTCAGCATATTCGTCATCCATCATAAGAAAAGATCTTCTGATAATATATTGAGTTGGTTTTTAATATTGGTGTTTGTCCACCTGGGAGCGGGCTTCATGCTGCATACCCTGTTTCCCCATGCGGAAATCCACAAACAGTACTACACCTTTATTACGCTGATGTATGCGCCGGTATTATGGATGTATACCACTCATCTGTCCGGAAGATATCAGCAGGCCAGGTGGAGAAACTATCTCCATTTCCTGCCGGCGATGGCTGCTGCTATCGCCTACTTCACCATCGCCGGTTATATTATCGCCCATGACGGAAAAACTCCTCCCGCCATTATTTATTATAACCAGGCGGTAGGGTACACCGCGATGATCTCTTTCCCGCTGTACGCTATCTTATCGCTGCGGGAAGCCCGGCGTATACCGGCTTTCTGGCGTTCGGAGATACAGCTGGTACGGTGGATGGCAATCGTCTTTTTAGGGACTGCATTTTTTAGCGTGGTACTGACCGTCAATAATTACCTGCCGCCTGCCTCGCGGTTTATCATGGACAGCCATCTGTGGGGAAGAATATTTACCTACATCTCATTGCTGAGTATCTGTCTGGCTATCGGCAGGGTGAGGATTTTATTTTTGATGGATACCGGCACCACACTGCCGCTGCTGCAAGATACTCCGCCAGCACCTGCTGCTGAAGAAGAAGAGCCGGTAGCCGATGCGCCGCCGCTGCCCCGTAAATCGGTGTTGTCTGCCGGACAACAGGCTGCTATTGCCGCACAGGTGAAACAGTGGATGCACGAAAAAGCGGCCTATAAAGATCCCGAACTGACGCTGGATAAACTCGCCGCCACGATGGAGATATCCCGGCACCATCTGTCTGAAACGCTGAACCAATACCTCGGACAGTCGTTCTACCAGTTCATCAACGAATACCGGATCCGGGAGGTGGTGAAGCTGCTGGATAAATACCGGGCGGACAAAGAAACACCTAACATCCTCTCTCTGGCGTTCGAAGCAGGATTTCATTCGAAGTCGTCGTTCAACCAATACTTTAAAAAGGTAACCGGTACTACCCCTTCCGCCTATATGAAAAATAAAAATACGGTGGTGGTGACCGTGGAGAACGTCGTGAAAAACGCGCTGGCAGGAGGAGATAACAATTCCGTAATATTTCATAAGTAA
- a CDS encoding TonB-dependent receptor: MSSRLLLLILLLPVFCTAQQIRGSILSKEGPLPSATIVIDGAGAQTDLSGVFNITLRKTGKVTLKINYVGFAVKIIAVDVKPGLNQLGAIMMEPANDVLGEVVVKGASAGSQIRAISIKKNAPGIMEVLAADAIGKLPDRNAAEAVQRIQGVSIERDQGEGRYVSVRGTPIQWSATLLNGNRLPTASLDYTDRRIQMDIFPSELIEYVQLSKAITPDMEGDAIGGSINFITKAAPQSRMLRINTAGGYGDQARKGSYNASIVYGDRLLKGKLGFVVSAVIWDRTSAQDRYNMNYDFANPNARQSYSITDLQLRDYIAHRKTTGLNAGLEYKFNDRHKMQFRGIYSSFLDGQNVRETYFYFNNKNATITDRASNYFTDLYSGELSGQSVFSGKLTLDWAAGLDKSKFRFKDPGYYPMATFQQAVTYDGLAADGKKYLAMDAPDGKGDVIDAVLPHISANTPITADAMKLSQVIMLRATNWEENKRFSFNLKYTLSEKLLLKFGGKFIHKDKVVQSPYNVYIAGMQGAAPSMAGLGTEPFPYNGGFLSEIHSPYNNVIIDQMALGNLQSLVTPEGISRYKLYPFQVDSATNASGATKYFNGVENVYALYVMGEYKVSGKLTLTGGIRNEYNRVTFNGSKINGKQVTALTQDNSYNAFLPMLHVKYQLTEKDILRLAYTRSFARADFNNLNPGTTQDDANKLITRGNAALKPTFANNFDLMAEHYFGGIGMVNIGAFYKKLTDLVYTNQSSENINGIQYTVSEPQNLQGAWLAGIEAGFVKRFTGLPGFWKGFGVDVNYTYTDSRVKIPRFVNSEKVEDNSVIPKQAKHIFNASLLYEYGKVMARIAGNYKGKYLDVIRQAAGPDHYRWYAENFTVDFSASCAIAPKIRAFLELNNITNAPVRYYHGTFDRVEQAEWYSLRGQIGVSVKIF, encoded by the coding sequence ATGAGCAGCCGGCTTTTATTACTGATTTTACTCCTGCCTGTTTTCTGTACAGCACAGCAGATCCGCGGGAGTATTTTATCCAAAGAGGGACCATTGCCCTCTGCGACCATCGTTATCGACGGCGCCGGAGCGCAGACCGATCTTTCCGGGGTATTCAACATCACCCTTCGGAAAACAGGTAAAGTGACGCTTAAAATCAACTACGTAGGGTTTGCCGTTAAAATAATAGCGGTAGATGTCAAACCGGGATTGAACCAACTGGGCGCCATCATGATGGAGCCCGCCAACGACGTACTGGGCGAAGTGGTAGTGAAAGGCGCCTCCGCCGGTTCACAGATACGGGCCATCAGCATCAAAAAGAATGCGCCGGGCATTATGGAAGTACTGGCCGCCGATGCCATCGGTAAGCTGCCGGACCGCAACGCGGCGGAAGCAGTACAGCGCATCCAGGGCGTATCCATTGAACGGGACCAGGGCGAAGGGCGTTACGTGTCTGTCCGTGGAACGCCCATCCAGTGGAGCGCTACCCTGCTGAACGGCAACCGCCTGCCTACCGCCAGCCTGGATTATACCGACCGCCGTATCCAGATGGATATTTTCCCTTCAGAACTGATAGAATACGTACAGCTGTCCAAAGCCATCACCCCTGATATGGAAGGGGATGCCATCGGCGGGTCCATCAACTTTATCACCAAAGCAGCGCCGCAGTCCAGGATGCTGCGGATCAACACCGCCGGCGGTTACGGCGACCAGGCCCGCAAAGGTTCCTATAACGCGTCCATCGTTTATGGCGACCGCCTGCTGAAAGGCAAACTGGGCTTTGTCGTGTCTGCCGTTATATGGGACCGTACCTCCGCGCAGGACCGCTACAATATGAACTACGATTTCGCCAATCCGAACGCCCGGCAGTCGTATTCCATCACCGACCTGCAGCTGCGCGATTACATCGCCCACCGCAAAACCACCGGGCTGAATGCCGGCCTGGAATATAAATTCAACGACCGGCATAAGATGCAGTTCAGAGGGATATACAGCTCGTTCCTGGACGGGCAGAATGTACGGGAGACCTATTTCTATTTCAACAATAAAAACGCTACCATTACAGACCGGGCTTCCAACTACTTCACGGACCTGTATTCCGGTGAACTGAGCGGTCAGTCGGTGTTTTCCGGAAAGCTCACGCTGGATTGGGCTGCCGGCCTGGATAAATCAAAGTTCCGGTTTAAAGACCCGGGATATTATCCCATGGCCACTTTCCAGCAGGCGGTCACCTACGACGGTCTCGCCGCCGACGGTAAAAAGTACCTCGCCATGGACGCCCCCGATGGAAAAGGAGATGTAATAGACGCCGTGTTGCCGCATATATCGGCCAATACGCCCATCACTGCCGATGCCATGAAACTGTCGCAGGTGATCATGCTGCGCGCCACCAATTGGGAGGAAAACAAACGATTCAGCTTTAATTTAAAGTATACTCTGTCAGAAAAACTCCTCCTGAAGTTCGGTGGTAAGTTCATTCATAAAGACAAAGTGGTACAGTCGCCTTACAATGTATACATAGCAGGCATGCAGGGGGCGGCGCCATCCATGGCGGGCCTCGGCACCGAGCCCTTCCCATACAACGGCGGCTTCCTGTCTGAAATTCATTCACCCTATAACAACGTGATCATTGATCAGATGGCGCTGGGCAACCTGCAATCGCTGGTCACGCCGGAGGGCATCAGCCGGTATAAGCTGTATCCTTTCCAGGTGGATTCCGCTACCAACGCATCCGGCGCTACCAAATACTTCAACGGTGTGGAAAACGTATATGCGCTTTATGTGATGGGAGAATACAAGGTGTCCGGCAAACTGACGCTGACCGGCGGTATCCGCAACGAGTACAATAGGGTAACTTTCAACGGCAGCAAGATAAACGGCAAACAGGTGACGGCCCTTACACAGGACAACAGCTACAACGCTTTCCTGCCGATGCTGCATGTGAAATATCAGCTAACGGAGAAGGATATACTGCGACTGGCATATACCCGCAGCTTCGCCCGCGCAGATTTTAATAACCTCAACCCCGGCACCACGCAGGACGATGCCAACAAACTCATCACCCGGGGCAATGCGGCCCTGAAACCCACGTTTGCCAATAACTTCGACCTGATGGCAGAACACTATTTCGGCGGTATCGGCATGGTCAATATAGGCGCTTTCTATAAAAAGCTGACAGACCTGGTATATACCAACCAATCTTCCGAAAACATCAACGGCATTCAATATACCGTGAGCGAACCGCAGAACCTGCAAGGCGCCTGGCTGGCGGGTATCGAAGCGGGGTTTGTGAAAAGATTCACCGGCCTGCCCGGCTTCTGGAAAGGTTTCGGCGTAGATGTCAACTACACCTACACGGATTCCCGTGTGAAAATCCCCCGGTTTGTGAACAGCGAAAAGGTGGAAGACAACAGCGTAATCCCCAAACAGGCCAAACACATCTTCAACGCCTCGCTGCTGTATGAATACGGAAAAGTAATGGCGCGGATAGCGGGTAACTATAAAGGCAAATACCTGGACGTGATCCGTCAGGCTGCCGGTCCGGACCACTACCGCTGGTATGCGGAGAACTTTACGGTCGACTTTTCCGCTTCCTGCGCCATCGCGCCGAAAATCAGGGCATTCCTCGAACTGAATAATATCACCAACGCGCCGGTACGTTACTACCACGGTACCTTCGATCGTGTGGAGCAAGCCGAATGGTATTCGCTCCGCGGACAGATAGGCGTGAGCGTTAAAATTTTCTAA
- a CDS encoding Ca2+-dependent phosphoinositide-specific phospholipase C, whose product MKTMMTRALGTMLLACATTICGAQSLDRLKINQVQVLGTHNSYARPVDAAVLALVDPIFEKMGETFMKSMPEDQLAAFREFHPNTVKMSEGLRYNHPPFDVQLDAGIRSIEIDVYNDPSGNRFNRPAAYQVLRQKGVTDLAPFDTTDLDKPGFKVLHMADIDFRTHYTTFKGALAAMRSWSDAHPGHFPVYVMIEAKDKGIPLFPGSAAVLPFDEKAFDALDQEVIGQLGRDKLITPDDVRGQFPTLREAVLAKNWPTVKAARGKFIFLLLPSTAGMDLASDYVKNRPNLEGRVMFMQSKPQDSYAAFLLLDNAIMRQQEIQQAVKQGFLVRTRSDIETYEAKVNDHTRAEAAFKSGAQVISTDFFRPGNGYGTPYFVTLPGGGEARPNPVNARR is encoded by the coding sequence ATGAAGACAATGATGACCCGGGCATTGGGAACAATGCTGCTGGCCTGCGCCACCACCATTTGCGGCGCACAGTCGCTGGACAGGCTCAAAATAAACCAGGTGCAGGTACTGGGCACCCATAACAGTTACGCCCGTCCGGTGGATGCTGCTGTACTGGCTTTAGTAGATCCCATCTTTGAAAAAATGGGAGAGACCTTCATGAAAAGCATGCCGGAAGACCAGCTGGCCGCTTTCCGGGAGTTTCATCCCAATACGGTGAAAATGAGCGAAGGATTACGTTATAATCATCCGCCGTTTGACGTGCAGCTGGATGCCGGTATCAGGAGCATCGAGATAGATGTGTATAACGATCCTTCCGGTAACCGTTTTAATCGTCCTGCCGCCTACCAGGTGCTGCGGCAAAAAGGCGTGACGGACCTGGCGCCCTTTGATACCACGGACCTGGACAAGCCCGGCTTCAAAGTATTGCATATGGCGGATATAGATTTCCGTACGCACTATACCACTTTCAAAGGTGCGCTGGCTGCCATGCGTTCCTGGTCCGACGCACACCCCGGCCACTTTCCTGTCTATGTGATGATCGAAGCAAAAGACAAAGGTATCCCGTTGTTCCCCGGTTCCGCAGCGGTACTGCCGTTTGACGAAAAGGCTTTTGATGCGCTGGACCAGGAGGTGATTGGGCAATTGGGCAGGGACAAACTGATCACGCCCGACGATGTGCGTGGCCAGTTTCCTACGCTGCGCGAGGCTGTGCTGGCGAAAAACTGGCCGACCGTAAAAGCCGCCCGCGGGAAATTTATTTTCCTGCTGCTGCCTTCCACCGCGGGTATGGACCTCGCTTCCGACTATGTTAAAAACAGGCCTAATCTGGAAGGCCGGGTCATGTTTATGCAGTCGAAGCCACAAGACAGCTATGCGGCGTTTTTACTGCTGGACAACGCCATCATGCGTCAGCAGGAGATACAGCAGGCAGTGAAGCAGGGTTTTTTGGTAAGGACCCGTTCCGATATTGAAACCTATGAGGCGAAAGTGAATGACCATACCCGCGCGGAGGCGGCGTTTAAAAGCGGCGCGCAGGTTATCTCCACCGATTTCTTCCGGCCGGGCAATGGCTACGGCACCCCGTATTTTGTAACCCTGCCGGGAGGCGGGGAGGCAAGGCCCAATCCGGTGAATGCCCGTAGATAA